One window of Cohnella hashimotonis genomic DNA carries:
- a CDS encoding IS4 family transposase gives MIAQPSNLNQLPNELKPTFQELKVMQHLQQAGFRKRFGFSCAQLFQLVFVLLFHQKNWFRLLESRKDDSMPGKDAVYRFLNHTGLAWRRFLTSLSVATVKKVDALTSADRDAVFIVDDSMFERNRSKAVELLARFKDHATGAYYKGFRMLTMGWSDGHTFLPVDFALLSSSKSAITGMNESVDKRSHGYKRRQEALLSAPQVVASMLDRVLAAGATASYVLMDSWFTHAPLIREIVSRGLDVIGMVKNDNKRFLMQGQKLSLKELYSVATPVASKKRSILRSIRTVLACGTPVHVVFVRNRSKKNDWLAVLTTDLALCVEDVIRIYAIRWDIEVFFKCTKSLLRLQKEFQGRSYDLLISHTTIVFSRYLLLAWQHRQSTDARTFGGLFYVLCDEVGTLDWTVALQQLLDLISEIATKAGKKLGALIQRQLQQWIASLPSYIRACLPISCCES, from the coding sequence ATGATAGCCCAACCCTCCAATTTGAATCAACTGCCTAACGAACTAAAACCGACGTTTCAAGAATTGAAAGTCATGCAGCATTTACAGCAAGCTGGATTTCGCAAACGCTTTGGCTTTAGCTGCGCCCAATTGTTTCAACTCGTCTTCGTTCTGTTGTTTCATCAGAAAAACTGGTTTCGTCTGCTGGAGAGCCGCAAAGATGATTCCATGCCCGGCAAAGATGCGGTTTATCGCTTTCTCAATCATACCGGCCTTGCATGGCGCCGGTTTTTGACCTCGCTTAGTGTCGCCACCGTAAAGAAGGTGGACGCGCTGACGTCTGCGGATCGGGATGCCGTCTTCATCGTCGACGATTCGATGTTCGAACGCAATCGCAGCAAAGCCGTTGAGTTGCTCGCCCGGTTCAAAGATCATGCGACAGGTGCGTACTACAAAGGTTTCCGCATGCTAACGATGGGGTGGTCGGACGGCCACACGTTCTTACCCGTGGATTTTGCATTGCTCAGTTCAAGCAAGTCGGCGATCACCGGCATGAATGAGTCCGTCGACAAACGGTCGCACGGCTACAAGCGTCGGCAGGAAGCGCTTCTGTCGGCTCCGCAAGTCGTTGCGTCCATGCTGGACCGCGTCTTGGCGGCCGGAGCAACCGCCTCTTATGTCTTGATGGACAGTTGGTTCACGCATGCGCCGCTCATTCGCGAAATCGTCTCCCGTGGACTTGATGTGATTGGCATGGTCAAGAACGACAACAAACGATTCCTTATGCAAGGCCAGAAGTTGTCGCTTAAAGAGCTTTACTCAGTCGCCACGCCTGTAGCGAGCAAGAAACGCAGCATTCTCCGCTCGATCCGAACGGTGCTGGCTTGCGGCACGCCAGTGCATGTGGTATTCGTTCGCAACCGCTCGAAGAAGAATGATTGGCTCGCCGTTCTAACGACAGACCTAGCGCTCTGTGTAGAGGACGTCATCCGAATTTACGCGATCCGCTGGGACATCGAGGTCTTCTTCAAATGCACCAAGTCACTGCTACGTTTGCAAAAGGAATTCCAAGGCCGCTCTTATGATTTGCTGATCAGCCACACCACAATTGTCTTTTCGCGTTACCTGCTACTGGCTTGGCAGCATCGACAGAGTACAGATGCACGCACGTTCGGCGGTTTGTTTTATGTGCTGTGCGACGAAGTCGGCACGCTGGATTGGACAGTCGCCTTGCAACAACTGCTTGATCTGATCAGCGAAATCGCCACGAAAGCAGGAAAGAAGCTGGGGGCTTTGATTCAGCGTCAACTCCAGCAATGGATTGCCAGTTTGCCCAGTTACATCAGGGCTTGTTTGCCGATTTCATGCTGCGAAAGTTGA
- a CDS encoding serine hydrolase domain-containing protein codes for MLRKGCTLVLSMLLFLFSSITAIAAEDTGEGTSEATPSGIPLTGLETFVDDYVKKYIGQQTVGASVVIVKDGQVVLSKGYGYADVERQIPVSTDTVMEWGSISKLAVWASVMQLAEQGKIDLNEDIRGYLPANFLTKLRYDAPITMLHLMNHNAGFEEYMFDMAYQSPEEVRSLEEGLQLAQPAQIYRPGEVVAYSNYGNSLAAYIVERISGQPFHEYVQQHIFDPLGMTHSIAHSVVEDRPDLLEHKAKGYFFKEEGSFTPGSWNYMSMYPNGGNNGTAEDLAKFAMAFLPPAGQQSPLFEKQDTLGTMLTQSHTSAEGMPGIAHGFWEYPGQHRTLGHGGNTIAFATNLQLVPEDRFAIVIMTNQAGESHIVHGLTKAIVGTQKQAEAVNLPDVSEVRGEFVAARRPEHGFMKLFPYLTMMKLKPLGADQLQMTLAGRTGSYKQVQPYLYEKVSGDSALDAWPMLYATVKDGDVKAISVYTSDYLPLPASKSMPVLVLSAALAVLAIVYFIIAPLVLLVRAVMNALRARKRRPAPRNVSRKLVAGLTLTGTGIVANNLILALRMLSNNERAYAEVYPQIIVNYGLTGLAAILLGALLLSWMKRRSASTARYKWSAILPAAMMVVLVGQLVFWQFYS; via the coding sequence TTGTTAAGAAAAGGATGTACGCTTGTGCTCTCAATGCTACTGTTTTTGTTCAGTAGTATCACAGCAATTGCAGCAGAGGACACTGGCGAGGGAACGAGTGAAGCAACCCCTTCCGGGATTCCGTTAACCGGTCTGGAAACTTTTGTCGACGATTATGTAAAAAAGTACATCGGGCAACAAACTGTAGGCGCGTCGGTTGTTATCGTGAAGGATGGCCAGGTGGTGCTGTCCAAAGGCTACGGCTACGCAGACGTGGAGCGGCAGATTCCTGTCTCGACGGATACGGTCATGGAGTGGGGCTCCATCAGCAAGCTTGCCGTATGGGCGTCCGTGATGCAGCTGGCTGAACAGGGAAAAATCGATCTGAACGAAGATATTCGCGGCTATTTGCCGGCGAATTTCCTGACCAAGCTGAGATACGATGCTCCCATAACGATGCTCCATCTGATGAACCACAATGCCGGGTTTGAAGAGTATATGTTCGATATGGCCTATCAATCCCCGGAGGAAGTACGGTCGCTGGAAGAAGGGCTGCAGCTAGCCCAGCCCGCACAGATTTATAGACCCGGCGAGGTTGTGGCCTATTCGAACTACGGCAACTCGCTGGCTGCGTATATTGTAGAGAGAATCAGCGGTCAACCTTTTCACGAATACGTTCAGCAGCATATTTTCGATCCCCTGGGCATGACCCATTCCATTGCGCATTCCGTCGTAGAGGATCGCCCGGACTTGCTGGAGCATAAAGCCAAAGGTTATTTCTTCAAAGAAGAGGGTTCCTTCACCCCGGGATCGTGGAATTATATGTCCATGTACCCGAACGGCGGCAATAACGGCACCGCGGAGGATCTGGCTAAGTTTGCGATGGCCTTCCTCCCGCCTGCCGGACAGCAGTCCCCTCTGTTTGAGAAACAGGACACGCTGGGCACGATGCTGACGCAGAGCCATACCTCTGCTGAAGGAATGCCGGGTATCGCCCATGGATTCTGGGAATATCCCGGACAACACCGGACGCTCGGACATGGCGGGAACACGATTGCTTTTGCCACCAATCTGCAGCTTGTGCCCGAAGACCGGTTTGCGATCGTCATTATGACCAACCAGGCCGGCGAATCTCATATTGTCCATGGTCTGACCAAAGCGATCGTGGGCACGCAAAAGCAGGCGGAAGCTGTCAATCTGCCGGATGTGTCGGAGGTTCGAGGCGAGTTCGTGGCTGCGCGCCGCCCTGAACATGGCTTCATGAAGCTATTTCCCTATCTGACGATGATGAAGCTGAAGCCGCTGGGGGCCGATCAGCTCCAGATGACGCTAGCGGGCAGGACTGGAAGCTACAAGCAGGTGCAGCCTTACCTTTATGAGAAAGTAAGCGGAGACTCGGCGCTCGATGCCTGGCCCATGCTGTATGCGACTGTCAAGGATGGCGATGTAAAAGCGATCTCGGTCTATACCTCCGATTATTTGCCGCTGCCTGCCAGTAAATCCATGCCGGTGCTGGTCCTGAGCGCCGCTCTAGCGGTGCTGGCCATCGTTTATTTTATTATTGCTCCGCTCGTATTGCTGGTACGGGCAGTCATGAACGCGCTGAGAGCCAGAAAACGCCGCCCTGCACCTCGTAACGTCAGCCGCAAGCTGGTGGCCGGCCTCACCTTGACGGGTACCGGTATTGTGGCGAACAATCTGATTCTTGCCTTGCGGATGCTCAGCAACAATGAGCGGGCTTATGCCGAAGTCTATCCGCAGATTATCGTCAACTACGGCCTGACTGGGCTGGCTGCAATTTTGTTGGGTGCGCTGCTGCTGTCCTGGATGAAGAGACGCTCTGCTTCGACGGCCCGGTACAAGTGGTCGGCCATCCTGCCTGCTGCGATGATGGTTGTTCTGGTGGGGCAGCTTGTGTTCTGGCAGTTTTATAGCTAG